Below is a window of Indicator indicator isolate 239-I01 chromosome 9, UM_Iind_1.1, whole genome shotgun sequence DNA.
gtggagcagagagggacccATGAGGCTGGGCCACCCTCACTGTTCTCCATGTCTGCATCAGCCAGGAACCACCAGGAGAGCCACAAGCTCCTGGTGCATGAGTGGCTGATTTCCCTTGCCACAAGCTGGGATGGGTGCTGTCACCTGCTAAAGACCTGGGAATCCAGAAAAGGTGCTGGGGATGGACCTGGCAAGGAGCTGGGTGCTGTCTGCGCCCAGGCAAACCTATCTGCCATGCATGAGCTCTTATGTGGCACAGCATGGGGATACTGTCCTCAGGGTAGGGGGAAGTGGGATGGGGGTGGACATCTACGATGGCAAATGCAAGTGGCCACCTTTGCCAGTGCCGGGGCAACCCTGCCCACActgcctgccagctgccagaTGAAGTGGGTGGCACTGCAGCGGCTCTGCGCAGCACTCAGCCCTCACTGGCTTGTCTGCCACCCCCCTCGCGTATTTGTCACTTGAGAAGCCACCAGGACGACTCCCAAAATAGAAGCTGTGAGTCGCAGCAGCCCACCTCACTCTGCCACAAcggtgctgccaggctggtgcAGATGGTGAGGGGTCAGCACCAACTCAGAGGCTCGGTAGGCAGTGCTGCCCGTCCGGCCCCCGAGTAGCTGCAGTGGCACGCAGTTGGTGCCCAGCTTTGGCAGCCCGCGCTGGCACCACTACCTTGGTGCTGAGCAAACACATTCAGCACGGCTGCCGGCCTCATTCTCCTCTCGCTTTGTTTGGCCAGAGCGCACCGGCCCCGGCCCAGCGAGGGCTGCGGCGTGGGACGCCAGTGCCTTGCCGCCATCTCCCCGGCAGCGTTGGTGCGAGGAGCCAGGCTGGACGACCTCTCCACGCCCCGGCAACGCCGGCGGGACAGGGCAGAGAGACACACCCGAGGGTTTTGTTCGCTGTTGGGCCTTGATTAGCAGCTCTGCGGCCGGACAATTAAAATGCAGCGGTAAGCGTCCCCCCCTGTCCcggcagcagggctggccagACGTCCAGGCAGCGCAAGGCAGGGGGGGCTGCCCAGCATGACAGGGTATGCACCCCGGATCTCTGCATCCCACCACCACAGAGGCACCGGCCTGGCAGCAAGGGCAGCACTGCcaaaccagctgctgctccctggggacCCCACACCGAGGCAGCCGTGCGTTGagccccatgccagagcagctcctctccccatGGCACGCCACGAGTTGGGACTAACTTCTTATTTTGATCCTTTTCTTCTTGCAAAAGgcggtggcagcagcagcagcaaactggcCAGGCCAGAGGCTACGTTCCCTCTGTGTGTCCATCATCTGGCATtggggtggcagcagagccagagggtTGGCACAAGGAGTGGCTTCCCTGTGATTATGCTGGGACATGCTTGGTGCTACCACAAAGAGTTTGGAAACATAGTGTGGTGTTTCAGAGAGTGGGTGTCACTCTGTGCCCAGGCAGAGTCCCCTTACAGTACTGACGGCTGTGGATGCTTGGGGCTATGCCATGCcggtgccagagcagggtcagggtGCATGACAGAGTGTGCAAGAGTTGGGGTGTGGCTGGCAGCAGCGCTCCAGGGTGTGGCTGCTGTGGTGACACCTGGATTCACCACACAGTGACAcccatccctgcagcctttGACACGGGTTTTGGCTTGCTTTGGCAAAGGGGAGGCCCTGGCTGCACCAAGGCACGGGGCACCAACACTGGCAGCTTGCTGGGAAGCACGGTGGAAATCCTGAGTCGTGAGGGGGTGCTGTGAGTGCTCCTTCCTGCTTGGCAAGATGATGAGGAAGGTGCTGGGCTTAGCCCTCAGCCAGGAATGGGCGAGGTTTCTGCTGGTGCCATGCCCCACTGACACTGAGATTGCACTGGAAGCTGCACTGTGCCTGGAGCCATGCTTGAGTTGTTCACTCTCTGTCTCTGTGCCACCTAACTGCCTGGGGAGCATCCCTGGTGAGGGGCTGCCTACCCGGACCCCCAGTGGTGGTGTGGCAAAGGGCCCTGGGGCCTGGCCATGCAGGGCACTTCACAGTGTGGGGCGGGGTGGGTGGCTTGCTTATCGGGATGTGCCCACCCTGGTGCCAGCAGTGTGTGCACCATCCCACATCGTGTACCCCATTGGTGCATGCACTCTACACAGAACGCTGGCAGAGGCcagagagctgtgtgctggttCCAGACACCATGCAACCCCCCGCACCCCCAAGCTCGAGCAGAGCAAGAGCTAACCCCCGTGGCTCGGCATGATGGCCAAATCCTGCCGGGGAGCCTCCAGCACCCCGTCCCATCCTTGCTCCGGCACTGCCATGCGGCAGCTGCTCCCAGCTATTTTGGGAAAGGACGGCAATGGCAGGGAGCGGGGGTTTGTCACCGGGGTGGGGGAGGGTCATCAGCcggctgctggctcctgggtgGGGTGGGCAGGCAGCCCCCTGCCCACTCTGGCATCAGGCAAAGGCTGTGGCTTTTCTGGCTGCAGCGCAGCGGCCGCACCGCAGTGCCGTGGCTCTGGCTGTCCGCCGCGCATGACTCAGCTCAGTGCTGCCGGACCGCGGGggcacctgctgcagccccagtcTGTGCAGGGCGGCCTGCCTCTGTTCGCACGGGCGATGTGGCCGGCACGATAGGTGGCTTTGGTCCTCCTCGCCGGGGATTGAGGTGCTCCCTACGCCGTGCCGGGGGCTGCTGGGGCCTCATTTCCAGCGGCTAAAAATACCGGCACCCCTGCTGCTTCACGGTGACATTGACCCTGCGTGGGCTGGGACGGGATGCTGGAGGTCCCACCGAGGGTCCGGGCCCGGCTTTGCTGCTGGGGGCCGTTcaagcagctgggctgtgtggctgtgcaTCACCGGTGCTGAGTCACAGCAGCGCCGAGGCTGTGAGTGTGGGGAGGTCTGCGACCACCAATACGTTCCCTCTGCAcaagcccagggaggtggcagcacTCCACGGCCCCCCACGGGTACACCCACAACTCCTCTCTGCTGGGTGTCAGGGGGTCCTGCTCCCATTCATGCTCATAGTGCAGGCATGGTGCAGTCAATGTtccccctcaccagcctcacacaACACCCTGGGCTGTGGTAGGATAGTGGGGCTAAGCGAGTGATGGAGGGCCAAGGAGGGGCAAAGGGGGGTCACTCCCTACCCAGAgcccctggctggcagctgggccCACACCCTGCAGCTCCCCCCGCTCACCAGGGAGTGGGAAGCGGAttaacactgctgctgctgtgctgggggggggtggggtgagggaggtggggaggcaTGTGCAGCAAGGGGACCCTCACTCGGGGAGGGCACAGCAGGGATAGTCTCTCCTCTGAAACATTTGGTGGGAGCTGGTGGGATGGTGTCATGGGACACCAccccccagctccacagcatAGCTCCTTGGTGCTCTGCCATAGCACAGCCATGACAGTGGGGTCTGCAGTCCTGTTGTGCCTGGGCAGAGCCCTCCACCATCTGGGAGCGGGTTTGTGGCTGTGCCTACTGACAGATGTTGCCCCTCTAAGCTTTGCTCTAATGGACCCCGATCCTGACCCCAGCAGATTAGGGCTGCAAGGGGGGGGTGTAAGCTGCTTATGGGCCAGCATTGGCCCCTGGGAGCCCCATGGCCTTGCACAGGGAAGGAGCTGTACCCTGGCACAGGGGCAGTGCCCTCAGTGGTGCCTGTATCCCCCTGAGACACCCTGCCTGTGAGCCACATCCTGCACTTCATGCATGTCCTGCGGTGGGTCCCATTTCTCAACACCCAATGACATGGCCCACCCAGCTGCCCCTGCTCAGGGGAGGGATCCACCTGGCCACGTGGGTTGTCagagggctgccagggaccCTCATGCCTCCTACACCTGGGgatgcagctggggctgggggtccTCAGTGTCCTAGCCCTAGTGTCCCCTGATGCTGGAGCCTGGGTTGGATGGACACCCTGAGTCCTGCCACCCTTGacatggagcagggctgggttggGAGGCACAGTACCCAAGGTGGGGGTCACATCAGAGTGGTGATGCCAGCGTGATGCCCATCTCTTGGCAGCTGGGGCATGGCCGTCAATGTGTACTCGACATCGGTGACCAGTGAGAACCTGAGCCGCCATGACATGCTTGCCTGGGTCAACGATTCTCTCCAGCTCAACTACACCAAAattgagcagctctgctcaggtgaGGAGCGGGTCCCAGTGGCAGGGGAACAAGGATGGGGACATGGATGGTGGCGGTGTGCTGCTAACCCCCTCTGCTGACGCCACGGTGTGGCCCTGGCGCAGGGGCTGCTTATTGCCAGTTCATGGACATGCTGTTCCCTGGCTGCGTCCACCTGCGGAAGGTCAAGTTCCAGGCCAAGCTGGAGCACGAGTACATCCACAACTTCaaggtgctgcaggctgccttcAAGAAGATGGGAGTGGACAAAGTAGGTCCatggggtgggcagggggtCACAGTGGGGTGGGGGCCATGCCAAGAGGGCAGCCCTACCACCTGCTCTCCATCCCCCTCGCAGATCATCGCAGTGGAGAGACTGGTGAAGGGCAAGTTCCAGGACAACTTTGAGTTCATCCAGTGGTTTAAGAAGTTCTTTGATGCTAACTATGACGGGAAGGAGTACAACCCGCTTCTGGCGCGGCAGGGCCAGGACGTCACACCCCCTCCAAACCCAGGTGATCACATCTTCAACAAACCCAAGAAACCCATTGGCACTGCAGGTAATGTCCGGGTCCTCCCCGGCGAGCGCTGccc
It encodes the following:
- the MAPRE3 gene encoding microtubule-associated protein RP/EB family member 3 isoform X2 — translated: MAVNVYSTSVTSENLSRHDMLAWVNDSLQLNYTKIEQLCSGAAYCQFMDMLFPGCVHLRKVKFQAKLEHEYIHNFKVLQAAFKKMGVDKIIAVERLVKGKFQDNFEFIQWFKKFFDANYDGKEYNPLLARQGQDVTPPPNPGDHIFNKPKKPIGTAVPQRTSPTGPKNTSNPARLSNVPSSILRKNSPAARNGGTEADAQILELNQQLMDLKLTVDGLEKERDFYFSKLRDIELICQEHENENSPIITGIISVLYATEEGFAPPEDDELEEQQPEDQDEY
- the MAPRE3 gene encoding microtubule-associated protein RP/EB family member 3 isoform X1; the encoded protein is MAVNVYSTSVTSENLSRHDMLAWVNDSLQLNYTKIEQLCSGAAYCQFMDMLFPGCVHLRKVKFQAKLEHEYIHNFKVLQAAFKKMGVDKIIAVERLVKGKFQDNFEFIQWFKKFFDANYDGKEYNPLLARQGQDVTPPPNPVPQRTSPTGPKNTSNPARLSNVPSSILRKNSPAARNGGTEADAQILELNQQLMDLKLTVDGLEKERDFYFSKLRDIELICQEHENENSPIITGIISVLYATEEGFAPPEDDELEEQQPEDQDEY